The genomic region ATAGAATTTGATCCTGATATATGCATTTGGTGCTTGAAGATCTTTCATTGAGCCCTCTGTCATATCTCTGTAACAGaagtgtcattttaatttttaaaaatttcctgcaACCAAataactgtgttttttaaaatgtcatctgaGTTCATTTGTAACTACTGTTAATGTACAATTGAGCAATACATCATAAATATGCTTAAGTTTCCAAGaaccattaaatatttaaacttccaaAATATTGCATGCCAACGTGAGATCAGGGTGTGGACAGGTATGAGCTGATTTGGAGGTATTTGAAATTACCCAGTAGATCAAGTGATAAAGGAAGATTAGTCCTGGCCTTGATCCCACATTTTTGGCCTTTGCAGAAACGGAGCCAGTTGGTAAAGAAGCTGAATGACTCTGATCACCAGTCTAGCACTTCCCCGCTCATGGAAGGCACTCCCACCATCAAGTCCAAGAAGAAGCTGCTGCAGATCATCGACACCACCCTGCTCAAGTGCTACCTCCATGTGAGTTCCCAGAGCAGGCGGGTACCCACAATCCCCAGCCTGCCGAAGCTGGGAAAGGCCACTGTGGGGCACCTGCTGTTAGCAAGAGCGAAGTCTTCAGTGATGGGAACCACCTAGTGTTTGCCTTGATGCCTGTGAGCTTCTTGAAATGAAAGGTTTAAGACAAGATATTGACCAGAGTGGGCTGGTCTTCTCTGGTAAGATTGGGGTTAGTGGTGTGGTGTGAACAGTGTTCCCTCAAAGGAAAtatctccttcctccctgccccccaaaacCGTTAAAACACGTGAAAGATTATGGTGCTATAAAAGCCACTCCCTGTAGTCCTGAAAAAGGATTGTTCGCTGTCTGTGCTTTTGTTAAATCCCTGGCCTTTCTGCCTGAAGCAGGCCTCGGCTGGGGAAGGGCCGGGTCTCCAGGAAGCACTTCTGCTGaagtcctgcctcctctgcagacGAACGTGGCCCTGGTAGCCCCCCTGCTGCGCCTGGAGAACAATCACTGCCACATCGAAGAGAGCGAGCACGTGCTGAAGAAGGCTCACAAGTACAGTGAGCTCATCATCCTGTATGAGAAGAAGGGGCTCCATGAGAAAGGTGACCGAGGCCGGGAGGGCAGGCCGGTGGGATGAATCTGTGGGATGAGCCTTGGAGGAGGCCCGTGACCTTGTTCTTGGGCTTTGTGGCCAGCCCTGCAGGTGCTGGTGGACCAGTCCAAGAAAGCAAACTCGCCGCTGAAAGGCCACGAGAGGACGGTGCAATATCTGCAACACCTGGGTAAGTCGAGCTTTTGAAACGGGAGTCGGAAAGTGTTCAGACAGACCTGATCTCCCTCCATCTCTGATTCCAGCTGGTCAGTCCCCTCCCTCCTTGCTCCGCCAGGTGTGGGGAAAGTCCCCTGTGGGGGACCCAGGATAGCTCGGAATGTAGCCAGCCCAGCAAGCAGCCCTGAGTGACTGGTGCTTGGTCAGAGCTCTCTGCTCTAGAAAATAAATCCTGGGACAACCTGGGCACCTGCCTTCCCAGCCCTGTGAGCAAGTCTTACTTTTCCTCCAGGCACAGAAAACCTGCATTTGATTTTTTCCTACTCAGTGTGGGTGCTGAGAGACTTCCCAGAGGATGGCCTGAAGGTAGGTTTGAGGGGTCTTTGGATTCATTTGGCACCACAGTTGGTCCTGACTCTGCTCTGgagatgggtggatggaggaggaggaaggaatcaTGCAGTTTCTCTTACGGTCAGAAGAGTGGACTGGGAACGGGAGATGCCGGTGTGGGGTAGTGGGAAGAGCTTTACACAGGGCACCGGGAGCCCTGCCCAGGCTGTCCCACACTGCCTGGCGACGGAAGCCTGCGcgttccccgcccccaccccagaagTCTGTCCTGTGAGCCTGCACATTCGGCAGCATTGCGGCCAGCTGGTTCCGCTGCTGGAACTCGGGATTGTTTTAACAGATATTCACCGAAGACCTCCCGGAGGTGGAGTCTCTGCCCCGGGACCGAGTGCTCGGCTTCCTGGTAGAGAATTTTAAGGGCCTGGCTATTCCTTATCTGGTAAGATATTGTTTGGTCTGAACTAACAAGCTTCAAACCCAGGAACCAGGCCTCATGGGTCAGCTCTTAGATGATTCCGATTGCAGTTTGTGTCACGTGGGGACTAATGGAAATGGACAGAAGAGGGTTATTTCAACATGCTCTACAGAGAGATTGCAGTGGGCGAAGACGGAAGGGTCACTTTTCATCGATACTTTCTAAACCTGGGCAAAGTATAGAGGAATAAAAGAGAAGGATGCTCGAGAAAAACATTTCAAAGCCATGTTGCACAGCCTAACTCACTGTGGCCACAGGACAATGAAATCAGTTTGAAGTACCAGAATGCAgatatttaaccttaattacatgGGCTGATGTGGAGGATTATGAGACAAAACTAATAAAGGAACTTAGATTGGAAATCAGGAAAAGAAGTCCCAGTGTTGCTGGGTTGTGTTGTGAAATTTCCAGTGGTTTCAGAAGAGCTGTCCCTTGGTGCCTCTGCAGCGTAATTAGGAAACAGTCTGGATGGGACCTATGGGGCCTGAAAAGTGTGAGGGAGCCTGGGCGCCTGGGCTGGGTCAGAGTGTTGAGGGCACAGGCAGACCCGTGTCTCGCTTCAGGAGCACGTCATCCACGTCTGGGAGGAGACGGGCTCCCGGTTCCACAACTGCCTGATCCAGCTGTACTGTGAGAAGGTGCAAGGTCTGATGAAGGAGTATCTCCTGGCCTTCCCTGCAGGTACCAGTTCTCATAGAAAGTCACGGGGCCCCTGGCCTTAGAGGAAGCTGGGCCCCAGGATGCTGTGTGTGACATGGGAAGCAGATTTCTCTCCCGGCCCCTTGTGGGCAGGAAGTTCCTCAGAGGAGCCAGGGCAGCTAAGTGACCCAGAATGTGAGACTCAGCAGCTCATCTGGGTCTGGGCATCTCTAAGAATCTTGGCACCTCccctgggggagcggggaggaacAATCTGTCATCAAGATAAGAAACAGGTTTGCCTACCAGAGTGTTTCCTAGGCAgttgggttttttgtgtgtgtgtttgtttttccacCTCAAGCTGATGTTTGGGGTCCATGTAGAGACCATAAACTAGAGAGGCCAACTGGAAACTACTCTGGAGGCCCTTTCTGATGATTGTGGTGACGTCATTGAACCCCACCCCCTCGTTTTTCTTGACATCCCCATGCTGCTGCCCAGCAGCATCCTTTCAGATTGAGCTTTGTTTCCCTTAAAGGCCAAACTCCAGTTCCTGCTGGAGAGGAAGAGGGTGAGCTGGGAGAATATCGACGGAAGCTCCTTATGTTCTTGGAAATTTCCAGCTACTATGACCCAGGCCGGCTCATCTGTGATTTTCCTTTTGATGGTGAGGGTTGGGTTGGGTCCAGAAGCTGCTTCAGCTGACGGTAGTGCAGAAACTGACCTTTCTCTTTGCCAGCTCCCCAAGCCTCTAAAAAGCTGGGCCTGGGAATAGCCACGTGTTTAGGCGAGTGCCCCTGCTCTGTTCCTTCTGAGGACTCGCTTTTGTACTGGGGTGTGAGCCACATGCTAATTGAGAGCCAGGTTCAAACCTGTCTATTGCTTCAGTACATGTTCTTGCCCACATTCATTATTTAGCAATTGTTGTAATTTGGCATAATTTGTCTAAAAAAGACATACCCGTCTTTTTTGTAAGCTCAGTGAGAACAGAGACAGGTGTTTATTCCCCTTGTTGGAAGAGCCTAGCACATTGTAGAGTTGCTCGATGTGTAAGTGCTCACAAAAAGAAGGGATAGAGTCCCTTCTAAAGTAGCTCCCtcccccttttaaaaattgtagtaataaatcccaaataataaaaatattttctcccagtttaaGGTGCTCCAGTATCCATCCCTCTGATAGTTAGTCCCGGCCCTGGGCTTGCCTCGTGGTGGTAATGGTTACCTGCTTTCCTTTCCCCACAGGCCTCTTAGAAGAACGCGCTCTCCTGCTGGGGCGCATGGGGAAACACGAACAAGCCCTCTTCATCTACGTCCACATCCTCAAGGACACAAAGATGGCTGAGGAGTACGTTGACCCTGCCATCCCGCTCCCCAGGGGTCTGAAAGCAGGTCCCCCAGAGACACAGGAGGCGTGAGAGACTAAGAGAGCCACCACCCCTCCACTCGGCCGCAAGGAGAGTCACCTGTGCTGGCCTCTCCATTTGGCTGCCATTGGGCTGCTCGTGCAGGCAGCATCGATGGCCCTTCTGTAAACGTGGCCCCTCTGGCCTTGTCTAAGCATTTTCTCCTTTGCAGGTACTGCCACAAGCATTATGACCAAAGCAAAGATGGCAACAAAGATGTAAGTAGTGACCCTGGTCCTAGAGAGCATGCATGCCTCCCACTGTCCCCCTCGGCCTTCCGAACGTCCTCTGGTTTGGCCGCAGGGGACACAGTGTGAATTGCTAAGACAAGATGGATGGCATGGGTCAGGGTACCGACTGGATTTGCCTGTACATCTTCAGGGATTGGCGGGGTGCCCATGTCCTGGTTTGCTTGGGATAGCTCTGGCTTCCATCTGTTGTCATCCATGTGATAATGAGTGGCATCCTCACCCCTTTACTCTCAAGAGTCCTGACTTGTATTATAAACAATGTGGTTAGCCTGTTGAGAAGGAACATCAGATGTGCTCTGTCGAGATTGCACATGGACTtgtcaatgtctggagacatcttTTATTACCAGGACTTGGGGTGGCGGTGCTTCTGGAATCTAGGAGGTAGAGGCCAGACTTGCTGTTAAATGGGACAGCCCAAcgaagaattatctggcccaaatgTTAAGTGCTGAGTTGAGAAGTCCTGTGGCACTGGTGCCAGTAGGACGTGCAGGTCTCATCTTGGTTTAATCCTTAGACCCAAAACATGACAGGGTCTTGGCCTTCAAAGCCAAAGGAAATTTCTGATAATGGTTAACAAGGGAAACCACAATCCTTAAATTTTTATACCTTCAGTTGACTCTGACTTTACCAAAAtcttttaaaaggtgaaaatgaTGAGTTTTAAGTGCTCCATGACAGCTATTACTGTAGACCATCCCTCTTACTGGGCGTTCTGGGGGGTGCTGCCAGCCTGACCTGCGTGCCTGTACCTGTGTGAGACAGGTGTATCTGTCCCTGCTCCGGATGTACCTGTCGCCCCCCAGCGTTCACTGCCTGGGGCCCATCAAGCTGGAACTGCTGGAGCCCCAAGCCAACCTCCAGGCTGCCCTGCAGGTCCTCGAGCTGCACCACAGCAAACTGGACACCACCAAGGTCAGCTCTCTCAGGGGGATGGAGGGCGCTTGCAGGGAGCACAGAATGGAAAGGGGTGGAGAAACGGCCTGGGATTCTCCAGCTCTGGGGCTTCAGCCATTCCCTCAGTTTCACTCCTGTCCCGCCTCACTCTTTCCCATCTGTTCCCATCCTAGGCCCTCAACCTTCTGCCAGCAAATACTCAGATTAATGAGATACGCATCTTCCTGGAGAAAGTCTTGGAAGAAAATGCGCAAAAGAAACGGTTCAATCAAGTGCTCAAGAACCTTCTCCATGCAGAGTTCCTGCGGGTATGAGCCTGGCAAACCCTAGGGTGGGCTAGTACTTTCTATTACGAGACCGTTACCACATATTCCTCTAGACCAGtagttggcaaaccgtggctcgcgagccacatgcggctctttggccccttgagtgtggctcttccacaaaataccacgttcgggcacgcacgtacagtgcgattgaaggagtatcctaattaataacaatgaacctacctatatagtttaagtttaaaaaatttggctctcaaaagaaatttcaatggttgcactgttgatatttggctctgttgactaatgagtttgccgaccactgctctagacagaaGCAGATCTCTGTTCCTTTAACACAACTTTAACCAAGTGTTCCAAGTAGAGGAATCTTTGCGGGCAGACCATGGTACCCTCCCCCAatctctctgccctcccaggtCCAGGAAGAGCGGATTTTACACCAGCAGGTGAAGTGCATCATCACGGAGGAGAAGGTGTGCATGGTGTGTAAGAAGAAGATTGGGAACAGGTGAGCCTGCTCGCACCTCTGCGGGGTCTGCTCTGGGTGGTCACGCTCTGCCCTCTAACCCAAGGGGAAAGCGCAGGTGCTGACCGTCCGGCACGTGTAGCTCCTGAGGCCCGAGAGGACAGTCCTTGCTGACAGGAGTGAGCGTTGAGAATTTAAAAACCTGGAGTGTATGGCATGGGGCTGTTGATTTCTTGCCCAAAGTCCTTCCCCTCTGGCAGCTAGAAATTGGGATGTAGCCAGTGGGTATGTGAGAGTTGTACATGGGGAGGAGGTCCTTATCTTTTAGGGATGCACctttgaaggaagaaaaagatctTTCAGCCTGCTGCCTCATGATTTGAGTAAAATCATGAGCCAGGATCATACTGTTTTAAGGCATAtactctagtccagtggttctcaacctttctaatgccgcgaccctttaatgcagttcctcatgttgtggtgacccccaaccataagattattttcgttgcgacttcataactgtaattttgctactgttaatgaatcgtaatgtaaatatctgtgttttccggtggtcttaggtggttcgagaaccgctagcagggtcgcctaagaccatcggaaaacacagatatttacattacgattcattaacagtagcaaaattacagttatgaagtcgcaacgaaaataattttatggttgggggtcaccacaacatgaggaactgtattaaccctttgcactcgcttgcttttttcttgattcctttattctaatgctaaccgtgtcgagtcacactcgacatccgagtgcaaaaggttaaagggtcgcggcattaggaaggttgagaaccactgctctagtcgaTCCCCTTTCCCTCAAAGGAGAGTTATTTGTCCTTTTCCTTACAtggaagaattctttttttttggaaagacCTAACTCTGTCCTTTGTGAGAATTAGCCTGAATTGTTCTGAAGAGCATCCCTGCCTCTCAGTAAGCCGGTGCCGAGCCAGGCCGGTGCGCGGGCCTTTTCACTCACGTTTCACGTTGGTGATTAACAAGAACATTCATGTACTCGAACTCCGTGGGCCTCATCCTCTGTTCAGTTATTGGACAGAGATGATGGCTATGTAAATCCAGAGACACTGGGGCAGGCTGCTCTTGTGGTgagggagggctgctgctgggACGGCTCCCGGGTAAGTGCCCGTCCTAGGTAAGAAGCGGTCTCTGTAGGCAGTCACTCCCAAGCCATTTGTCTTCCCTGCAGCGCATTTGCGAGATACCCCAATGGAGTGGTCGTGCACTACTTCTGTTCCAAAGAGGTAAACCCGGCGGACACCTGAGCTCAGCGTGCCCAGGACTCAGCGGATGGACAGCTTGGCCACCCCAGAGAGGGAAGCAGGCACCGCCTTAGGAATCGGGCTGCTGCCACCACAGGTGTCTCCCATTTGGACACTATTGGCTCCCTTGCGCCCCGGAGCATCTCTGAACTAATCAGACTTGTGGTCTGGTGTCGTCAgctttttaatagaaaaagattAGATAAACTTCGTAAACCAGGATGTTGCAGGCAGTTCCAGAGAACTTAACACCTGCTTGGACTGGAGGAGGAGGTGATGGGCACCGTCTTGCCTTTGCATACCAATCACCTGAATCAGGAAACTGCCTCCAGCTTTTGCAACCCCAGTGTTTATTCAGTTTTCCATCAAGCCGCATGCAGGACTTCACAAGGAGCCCTTAGCATGGCTGCCGGAGTCCGTGAGAAGAGAGCAAACCAGGGCTCCTCCGCCTGCCAAGGCCAGACACTCCTCCTCTAGGTCACGACAGTCCCTTCTCCATGGTCACCGTGCCGTGCCCCCGGGAGCCGCCCACTCCTGTCTTCATTCCcagtctccttttcttttgtatctcCCCTCACGGCTCCCCTCTCTTGCCCACTTTCCCGACACCAGGAGTAACATATGTAAGCAAGGCAGGGTGAGAAGCAAGGGGAAGTCCACTTTCCAGGGCTTCCTTGATAGTTGGCTGTCAGGTGTGTAGTGAATAGATCCTCCTTGGACTGGACGCTCTGCCTGGAAGCTGAGCAGCGCGTCGTTCTCGGCCTAGGAAAGGCCTGTGCACCTCCCTGAGGGCCGAGTGTGGCGGAAGCTCTAAGGATGGACAGCACCGCACAGGGTGTGTGACCTCTTAGGCTGCCACCGGCAGAGGCTCCTGCTTCTGTTTCACCCACCAGCCATCCAGGCGGGTTAGCTTAGTCTTTGTGAGCGCGCGCTCTGTGCTTGGGCGCCTCTCTCTTTCCAGCCGGTGTGACCCACTTTCAGCATGGCCTGGCCACCATTCTCCAGCTGGTTTTGCAGAGGTTGGAGGGCTGCACTGGGATATCAGGTACACACAGGAATGACCCGATCAGGCACTGACAGTGACGTGGTGTCAGACATACTTGTGAGGTGCTTGGGGACTGCGAGAGTGCTGCAGACGGCAGGAGCGGCAGCACCTGGGTGTATGAACTATCTCACCACCAGACCCGCTGAGCACTTGTGTGGGGGGAGACCCTGGCTCCCAGAGGCACCAGGAGTGTCTAGCACTGCAGGCGGAGGACACGCGGGAGCGGGGTCTGCACCCTGTCCTCCCTGGGGTTTAGCGGTGTCTGAAATGGTAGTGAGAGTGAGTGGCGGGGCCCAACACTGACCCCCGCAGGGGTCTGTCCTTTGCCACTGTGCTGTTCGGGGCCTGTGCTGCAGACCGACTTGCTGTGTTGTAGACTAGGCTTCTCCCAGCACGTGCTCTGCGGAGGGTCTGAAGGAACAGCGAGTGCCGGTGGCACCTTCACAGAGATGGGGGATTCTGCTCGGGTTTTGGAGGCCGAGCAGCACTTCACAAGCGCCACCGTCCCAACTGGTCACACCCGCCCCCAGGAAGCAGTGCTGCCCTGGCTGTTAGTCCTCCAGGAGCAGCAGGGACGTCGGCAGGCCTGCCCTCCATGGCGGCAGGAACTGTCCccaccactgagccctgcctccAGGTCTGCTGTTGCTGTGTCTTCCATTCCCACTACTTGTGTGGCACATCGGTTTGAAGCACTAGAACGAAGAATGTGTGCTTTCTCCCCTGCTGGATACTTAAACGGCCCAGTTTTCCCGGATTCCAGTCTTCCTTCCCTAGACTGTGCCCTCTGCGGTGGTGTGGGAAAGGCTGGCAGTGAAAGCTCTGTAGTGAGGACTGATGAAGGTCTCGCGTAATAAACATCATAAAGTAACTGACCAAGCCTATTTGGGTCTCTTTTTTCGCCCCCTTCCTGTGGAGTTTGATGAAAATAATGGAGATCATAATTTAGCTAAGAATTGAGAAGAGTAAGCCCATTAGTGACTATGGAGAAAGGTCAGTGTAACCCATCTGTTCTGTGTCTCGATCTGTGCCGTCCACACCGCAGAGCAGCAGATGGATCGACAGCACCGATGGGGAACGTTTCCAGCATCACAGTCTGCTGGACACTGGAACCTAGTGAATCCCAGGGCTTCATGCCTCTTCCTGCAGCTCAGAATGGCTGGGAAGGCCATGGAAGCTATGGAATTGGCAGGATGGACAGACACAGTGATGTTTGAGAAGTGGAGACGTGTTGGTCCACTTTGGCCAGTTCCAAAAAGGCCATTCGATCCTTTATTCCCCCACTCCAGCCTTCTGTGGCCATTCCGAGCTTTCTCTGGGAATGAAAAACATCTGGAACTAAGAGGCATACCTTGGCTGAGGCATGGCCAGATGAACCCAGAAGAGTGGTACAGCCCAGAAAGCACTCGAGTCTATCAGGCTATCTGTGCACCAGGCCGGCTTGCttcacacacccccctccccgccgccccccaagGCTCCTCTGTGGATCCGGGCCTTCTACATGCTGCCCTACAGGTCACCATGGGGGTTGGGCTCTAGCATTCCTGAGACCCCAGCACAGGTCTTGGCTTCATGCTCCAAATTGATTAGAAACAGTCCCTCCCCTTGAGGTCCTGGGAGTTTCTGGTCTGAATTTGCCTACAGGGTTTGTTTTAAAGTTGAATCACCTCTTTTAGATGTTTGTTTTTCACagtctccacctcctccacctcaggCTTTGGGGAGAGGAGTGGATGGATATGACTGGGTCTGGGTTGAGGAACATGTCTCTTCCAACAGCTCACTGCCCAGAGATGCTTTCTCCTGGAGCTGTGCCTTGTCTTGGCCACCTGGATGGTCAAGCCCACAGAAAAGGGGATATCACATACCTCTGTAGCCTAAGGTTTATGTTGGTCAACAGAGGACCTTAAAGCCTTTATCTCCAGTAGTTTAAGGACTGGCAGGCCTGCTTTTTACCTGCCCTTACTGATACCCTTCCTCTAACCTGGACCAGCTAGGTATTTCCACTGATCCAGGAAGAGAGCCTGGGCAGAAGCCACAGGGAGTCATGAGATTGTCAATGTCTTCAGGATAAGGGTGGGCCCTCATCACCTTTGGTTCTAAGGCGTGGTGCAGGTCCTGCACAGAGCTGCCTCTCTTTGGAGAGCAAATGAGGGAGGCCAGGAGAGATTAGAAATACCTTGGAGTCAAATGAAACACTGAACCAGGAACTTGAAGGTATTGGTTTTAGGCTTTTTCTGATAGAGGAGACTGGCCTCCTGACGCAGCACCTCCTGGCAGCTGTTCCCTCATCAAATCAAATCATGGGgagtggtggggtggggctcAGGTATCTATTTTACATAAGCAGCCCAGTGGTAACCAGGGTCTGGATTGGGAACCAGATTGCCTCCTGCCTAATGAAATTGGTCACTTCCTGGAGCCTGTCAAAccccgcctccagccccagggccctccccaccccagtgctaCCTGTCCGACCTGAGCTAACAGTGATTGTATGCAGAAGCAAGGAAGGTGGCTCTGGGAAGCAGACGGCTTCTTGCTGGGAAGTGGGCTGCCTGGCCATGCTCTGGGCGCTCTGGCCCAGGGGGCTGGCAAGCCAGGGGCTGCCTCTCCTGGGGGTAGTGTTGCTGcgaaaaagagagaagaagggacctCAATGGAGTCACTGCCGGGTAAAGTACCTGCTCTTCCCTGGGAAATGTGGACTGGAGGGGTCCTAGGAGTGCAGTCCCCCGTGAAGACAGGCCAGCCCAGTGACTGGGTTTTGATCTGGGTGGGACCAATTTACTCCAGACAACCTGGGGGAGTTTAAATTAGAGAGGTTGGCCAACACCTTGGCTCTTGAAAATAATCCCCTCAATTAGGAATGGAGGGCTAGGGCATGCGACACTTTGGCTGGGTTTTGCCCGGAAGGCCCTAGTCTGGTTGTTGGGTTTTGAGATAGACTCACTCCAAGGAGTTGCAGTCTGTTGCTCTCTCTCCTGAGCCCAAGCTGCAGTCTCCTTAGCAACTCGTCTAACCTGCACCAGCCGAGTGATTTTTGGTTTCCCTTCACCTGCCCCGCCTCCTAGGGCCATTCAGCCTTTGTCAGGGAGCTAGTGGGTGGGATTGATCACATTTTCTCCTAATATTTAATCTCCTTAAGCACCTCACTGCACCTCTCCAGCTACAGCAGCGGCACTGTGGTCTGAGGGGAGTGCAGGTGTGTGGTGCATGATAACGAATAATTAGCAAAAATGGCTACAGGTATTAAGCACTTAGGCCAGCACTTCACATGACTTCTTATTGAAAACTCACCACAACCCTATGAGATAATCATCATAACCCCCGTTTTATAGATGGGAGACCTGAAGCGTACAGAAATAaaacaacttgcccaaggccatccAGCTAGTCCATGGTGGAGCTTAGGTTTGAGGCCAGCCTGACTGATTCCAAGGTCCAGGCTTGTTACCAACATGTTGCACTTCCAGTGCCTGCCCTGCCATGGCCTTCCAGGTCCCCGTGATCCTGGGCCAGGCCGCTGCTCTGTGATGAGAGGGAAACAGCAGCACTTCTGGGAGGTCAAGCCCCACACCTGGCTCCTTGGAACTGAGTCCCCGAGTTCTGTTGTTTCAGCGGGAAACCCACCCATACTATGACCTCCAGGTGAAGGTGCTGAGGGCCAGAAATATCCAGGGCAAAGACCTGCGTGAGTGACCTTCAATTCcaccttttctcctcttcctttccccgCGGCCTCTGCAGAGCTCAGCAGGGGCTGGCCtgaagtgagtgtgtgtgtgtgtgtgtgtggagtgggcaGAGGGCTGGTGCTGActgtggagggaggtgagggagctCAGGCCACAGCCCCAGAGCTGGCAGGTAGGAGCTGGAGGGGAGCACTGTGCAGACCCTGACTCCTCCCTGAGCCTCGCAAGTAGAGCGGTGACAGCCTGGGAGAGTGTGACACCTGCTCTTGCCAGAACTCTCCAGGTCAACGCTCACACCGGCAGGGGAGTTTGTCACCTGAATCAAGTCCTTTCTGGGAATTAGTTGTGCAGTGGTCTGCGCTGCCATGTGATCTTTCCAACTGGCCATGGCGGGATTTCCATTCAGTTGAATGAGAGGTGTAACTGTGGAGCGGAGTCAAGGATGAGggctctccctccatctcccaccccaccctgccacctgggcagcctcctctcctggctctgctccttcctcccacACCAGCCTCCTCCAGGCAACCTTTTCAGCAATAGGAACTTAAAGCTAGGACTCCTTCCCCGTCCCCGCAGTGTCCAAAGCTGACTGCTACGTGCAACTGTGGCTGCCCACGGCATCTCCCACCCGCGCCCAGACAAAGG from Eptesicus fuscus isolate TK198812 chromosome 5, DD_ASM_mEF_20220401, whole genome shotgun sequence harbors:
- the VPS39 gene encoding vam6/Vps39-like protein, with translation MHDAFEPVPILEKLPLQIDCLAAWEEWLLVGTKQGHLLLYRIRKDVGCNRFEVTLEKSNKNFSKKIQQIHVVSQFKILVSLLENNIYVHDLLTFQQITTVSKAKGASLFTCDLQHIETGEEVLRMCVAVKKKLQLYFWKDREFHELQGDFSVPDVPKSMAWCENSICVGFKRDYYLIRVDGKGSIKELFPTGKQLEPLVAPLADRKVAVGQDDLTVVLNEEGICTQKCALNWTDIPVAMEHQPPYIIAVLPRYVEIRTLEPRLLVQSIELQRPRFITSGGSNIIYVASNHFVWRLIPVPMATQIQQLLQDKQFELALQLAEMKDDSDSEKQQQIHHIKNLYAFNLFCQKRFDESMQVFAKLGTDPTHVMGLYPDLLPTDYRKQLQYPNPLPVLSGAELEKGHLALIDYLTQKRSQLVKKLNDSDHQSSTSPLMEGTPTIKSKKKLLQIIDTTLLKCYLHTNVALVAPLLRLENNHCHIEESEHVLKKAHKYSELIILYEKKGLHEKALQVLVDQSKKANSPLKGHERTVQYLQHLGTENLHLIFSYSVWVLRDFPEDGLKIFTEDLPEVESLPRDRVLGFLVENFKGLAIPYLEHVIHVWEETGSRFHNCLIQLYCEKVQGLMKEYLLAFPAGQTPVPAGEEEGELGEYRRKLLMFLEISSYYDPGRLICDFPFDGLLEERALLLGRMGKHEQALFIYVHILKDTKMAEEYCHKHYDQSKDGNKDVYLSLLRMYLSPPSVHCLGPIKLELLEPQANLQAALQVLELHHSKLDTTKALNLLPANTQINEIRIFLEKVLEENAQKKRFNQVLKNLLHAEFLRVQEERILHQQVKCIITEEKVCMVCKKKIGNSAFARYPNGVVVHYFCSKEVNPADT